The segment GCGACCGCCTCGAAATTCAAGTCCTCGACGACTCGACCGACGAGACCCGCGCGCTCTTGCGGTCACACGTGGAGCGCCTTCGCAAGCAGGGCCTCGATGTGGTGTACCTGCACCGCGTCGATCGCGTGGGGTACAAGGCCGGCGCGCTCGACGCAGGGCTCGCGGTCGCCAAGGGCGATCTCGTCGCGATCTTCGACGCTGACTTCCTGCCGCAACCGGACTTCCTTCAGCGCATCGTCCCCCACTTCGTGGCCGACGAGAAGGTCGGGATGGTCCAGGCCCGTTGGGGTCACCTGAACCGTGACCACTCGATGCTCACGAAGACCCAGGCGCTCATGCTCGATGGGCATCACCTCGTGGAGAATCGGGCGCGCTCGGCCGCCGGGTGGCTCTTCAACTTCTCGGGCACCGGCGGCATGTGGCGCCGCGAAGCCATCGCGACGGCCGGCGGCTGGCAACACGACACGCTCACCGAAGACCTGGACCTCAGCTACCGCGCGCAGCTCGCCGGCTGGAAGTTCCTCTACCGCGAGGCCGTCGTCAGCCCCGCCGAGCTCCCGGAGGACCTGAGTTCGTTCCGAGCCCAGCAGTTTCGCTGGGCCAAAGGCACCGTCCAAACGGCTCGGAAGCTCCTCTTCTCGAAGGTCCTACGCGCCGACCTCACCTTCGCGCAGCGCGTGGAGGCGTTCTTCCACATGACGCCGCACTTCGCCTACCCGCTCATGGTGGTGCTCAGCGTGCTCTTGTTGCCGGCGCTCTTGTGCATGCCGGCCACCAACCCGCGCACGATGCTCCTCATCGATCTCCCGCTTTGCCTCGGCACCACGGGGTCGCTCGCCGCCTTTTACGCGATGGCGGAGTCGGCCCAGGGTCGCCCGCGGCTCGGCGCCCTCAAGCAGCTGCCGGCGCTCCTCGCGCTCGGCGTCGGCATGGCGCCGCACCTGACGAAGGCCGTCTTCGAAGGCCTTCGGCAGATGGCCGGCGAGTTCGTTCGCACGCCGAAGAAGGGCATCTCGCAGGGCCGCTACCGCGCGCGCACCAATCTCCCCTTTATGGAGATCGGTCTCGCGCTCTTCTCCTTTGTGAGCACGGTGGCGTCCGTGCAAACAGGGCACTTCTTCGCGACGCCGTTCGCTGCGCTTTTCGCGTCAGGCTACGGGTACGTCGCGCTCCTCGTCTTCGCGGAGCAAACGGGCCGTCGTCGTGGCGCTTCGGTTCCGGCGCCGGCGCTCGAGAGTTCGTCGCTCGCGGCGGAAAAACTGGCCGCCTAGCCGTTTTGCCGGCGTCGACCGCATAAGCGTGCACGGCGGAGGCCCGGCTCCCAGCGCGGTCGCTACGTTGTGTCCACGGGCACGGGGCACGGGGGGGGTCGTCGGTGACCCCCTCGCGGCTCCACCAGGACGAGCAACTCCGGAGAAACCGGGCGCTTTTCGCTGGCGCCCCGCCCGAACTGACGCCTATTCTCTCTCCTTCGCAGGCGGGACCGCGGCGAGCGCCAATGCCAGCGCCAATCGGGGGTGGAGTCGACAATGACGAAAGCAGAGATCGTCCAGGCTCTCTATGCACGTGTCGGGGGCTTCTCGAAGAAGGAATCGGCCGATTTGGTCGATCTTGTCTTTGAGATGATCAAAGAGACACTAGGCAAAGGCGAGAAGGTAAAAATCAGCGGCTTTGGCAACTTCGTGCTGCGCGACAAGCGGCAGCGTCCGGGGCGCAACCCGCAGACCGGCGAAGCCATCCAGATCAGCGAGCGCCGCGTCCTCACCTTCAAGGCGAGCCAAATTCTCAAGCAGACTCTCAACAAGAAAGACGGCGCCAACGGCGCCGCCGTAGCCGCAGCGCCCGCCGGTTCACCGGCTATGGGCGAACCGCTCCACAAAGACTGATCGCGCGGCTCGCCCCCCCCACCCACCGTTTCCAACGTCGACGGAACGCCCCGCATGGCCGAAGAGAAGCTTCCCGAGAAGCCGTACTACCGGATCGGCGAAGTCTCTTCGCTGGTCGGCGTCGAGCCGCACGTGCTGCGCTACTGGGAGCGAGAGTTTCGCACCATCCGCCCGCAAAAGAGCGCGCGCGGGCAGCGCGTGTACTCGCGGCGCGACGTGGAAACGCTCATGCGGGTCCGGCAGCTCCTCTACAAGGACGGCTTCACCATCGCGGGGGCACGGCGCAAGCTCCAGCAAGACCGCGTGGCGTCCGAAGAGGACGCCACGATGGCGCCGGCGACGGCTAGCGCTGCGGTACGCGAACCCCAAGCCGCGGAGGCGTCGTTGCCCGACGGCGCGCGACCGGCCGTCGCGCCGTTGAGTTCGCCCTCCTTGTTGGTCGCCGGCGCTTCCCCATCGCCGGACGAGCCCCGTCGCGCGAAGACCAGGACGCGAACGCCGTCGCTGCCGCTGTTTGCTGCGGAGAGCGCCGAGAGCGCGGCACCGGCGGTGGATGCGCCCCGGCCTGAGGGCGCTCGAGACCGCGACCTTCGAGAAGCGCCGGCGGGCCTCGAATTGCGCGCGGTGCTGAGGGAGCTTCGAGGCGAGATTGAAGTCTTCCTCGAAGACCTTCGGTAAGGCCTGGCGTCTCTTTCGCTCGCACGCTCAACGCGGGCCCCGCAGCGCCTCTCCGTGGCGCCCAAGACCCCAACGTTTATGCGCGCCTTGCAGGCCGGGCCCGTGTTAGAAGGCCCCCGATGGTAGGTCCGGTAGGATCGCGGCAAGTCGCTTCGCACGCCCCTCGCGCGCAGCAATCTCTCGTGGCTGCGCCGCTTTCGTGGCGCTCGCCGTGTTGGTCTCCGCGAGCTCCGCGTTCGCGCAGGCGACCGACGCAGCGCCGGCACCGGCGGCTCCCGCGCCGGGCTCAGCCCCGGCGGGCGGCGCGGCTGGCACACCCGCACCCGCCGCCGCGCCGTCGACGCTCGCTCCGGCTGCATCACCGCCGGCGGCGGTGCGCGCCCCTCGCCCTGCGCTCGTTGGCGGCTTGCCGAGCGTCGACCCCGCCGTCGACGCGAAGGATCTGGCGAAGCAGGGCGGCGAGCGCCCGAACGACTCCCTCGAGCGCCCCACGGAGGTCTTCAGCGAAGACTGGTGGGGGCGAACGCGGCCGGTGCTCGAGCTGCACGGCTACTTCCGAACGCGTGGCGAACTCCTGCACAACTTCTCGCTCGGCCGTCACGACAACGTGGGTCAAGCGCTCTGGGGTCAGCCGCTCGACAACACGTACACCGATCGCGCGGGCGTCGAGCACGCCGTGAAGCTCTGCGGAACCGACCCGGCGAACCCGAGCAACTGCAGCGACAAGTCTCAAGCGACGGCCAACCTCCGCTTCCGACTTACGCCCGAACTGCACATCTCGGACAACCTCCGGGTCTTGTCGCAGGTCGATGCGCTCGACAACGTCGTCCTCGGCACGCCCTTCAGCAGCGTCGGCGGCGTACAAAACTCCATCGAGGTGAAGCGCGCCTGGGCCGAATACGCGACGCCAGTCGGGCAAGTCCGCTTCGGCCGCATGCCCGATCACTGGGGTCTTGGCATGCTCGCGAACGCGGGCAACGGCCTCGATCACGATCACCAAAGCACCATCGACCGCATCCAGTTCGTCACGGGCCTACGCGCCCTCGATCTCTACTTGGGCGGCTCGTGGGACTTCGTGAACTCAGGCCCCACGCGGCAGCTCGAGGCTCTCGCCGGCTCTCCCTACAGCGCCGGGAACCTGGTCAACGTCGACCAGTGGTCAGCCTTCGTCGCGCGCCGCATGAACCCCGACTTGCAGCGCCTCGCGCTGGCGCGCGGCAACGTCGTCGTCAACACCGGCGTCTACGCGACCTACAGCAAGCAGCTGCTCGACGTCGCCTTCGGTCGCGCCTTCGATCCGACCACCGCCGACAACGGCCTCGAGCGGCGCGGCCTTGAGGTCCTCACGCCGGACCTCTGGGTCCAGCTCCTGTGGAACAAGCTCCGCATCGAAGCCGAGGGCGTCGCCAAGTACGGCTCCGTCGAGCGCTTCCAATCGGCGCAGAACGCCAAAATTCGTCAGTTCGGCCTCGCGACGCAGACCGAGTTCCGCGCCATCGAAGACAAGCTTCGGTTGTCCTTCGGCTTCGGTTGGGCGAGCGGCGATCCCTGGGTCGAGGGCCTCACGGCTCGCGGCGCCGGTCTCCCGCAGCGTTGGGGCGACGGCGCCATCTCAACCTTCCGAATGAACCCGGCCTACCAGGTCGACCTCATCTTCTTCCGCCGCATCTTGTCGGCCGTGGAGGGCGCTTATTACTTCCGCCCCTCCGTCGAATACGACTTCCTCCGCAACCCGAACGGACAAAAGTTCGGTGGCATCGCGACGATCATCTGGAGCCGCGCCAGCGAGTACACCCAGACGCCCGGCAACCGGCGCGACCTCGGCGTCGAGCTCAACCTGTCGCTCTACTTCCAGGCCAAAGACGGCTCGTTCAACGACAACCCGGACCGCGTCGGGGGCTTCTACTCGATGCTCCAATACGGCGTCTTCTTCCCGCTCGGAGGCCTCGACTACCTCCCCGGCGAAAAGACGCTTCTCCTGCCTAACTGGGACACGTCGAGCGCTCAGACGGTACGCCTCTTCTTGGGCGTCGCGTTCTGAGTCGGCACGCATGACGCCGAGGGCCCACGCGGCCTGTCCCTTGACGTGGCCCGCGCCAAACGAAACGCTGCCGAGTTGACCATGCGGCGAAGGCGAGCGAGCTACGGCTTTTCCATGATGGCGCTCGCCGCGGTGTCGGCCTGCGTCGACGAGAAGACGACGCCGTCGGGCGGCGGTGACCGCTTCGACGCCGCGGCGCCGCCGAGCGCAGCGCCGGTGGTCCGAGCGACCGACGCCGGTGACGGGGCCGCGGCGCGCCCCACGGGCTCATCGTTTGAGGAGCTCTTCCGCGACTACTTCGGCGCCACGGGACAGGCGACCTGCGCGGGCGACGGCGCTTGTCATGGCGCCGCCGATCAGCCGGGCGCCATCGCAAGCGGCGGCTACATCTGTCCGCCGACCTCACGTGACGAGTGTTACGCGGGCATCACGAACAAGCAGACGCAGCTCGTCATCCCCGGCGACACCACCACGCCCGTCGCGTCCCGGTACCTGCACGTGATCCTCCGAAAGAGCGACGGCACTGGCATCATGCCGAAGAGGCCGCCCTTCGTCTTCGACGAGCTCGACATGGCTCGCATCGACGCGTGGCTGTTGCGGGGCGCTCCGAACGACGATGCGAAGAGCGCCGCGGCGACCGATGCGGGGGGGGACTGATGCCGAAAATTCTCATCGTCGACGACCAGCGCAACATGCGCACGACGCTCGCCATGATGCTGCGAGGCTTGGGCTACGAGGTCTACGAAGCGGCCGACGGCGACGAGGGCTCCGAAAAGGGAGCCACCGGGGCCTTCGACGTCGTGCTCACCGATCTGCGCATGGGCGCGAAAGACGGCATGGCCGTCTTGGCGGCCATCAAGGAGACCCAACCGATGACCGAGGTCATCGTGATGACGGCCTATGGCACCATCGAGAGCGCCGTCGAAGCGATGCGCCGCGGCGCCTTCGACTACATCCAGAAGCCGTTCACCGAAGAAGAGCTGCTCGTCAAAATCGAGAAGGCCCTCGAGCGACGCCGCCTCGCCGGCGAGGTCGCGCTCCTCGCGAGCGAGTTCCGCGATCGCTACAAGTTCGAGAACATCGTGGGCCGTTCGCAGGAGATTCGCGAGCTGCTCGGCCGCATCGTACGAATCGCCCCAACCGACGCGACCGTCCTCATCACGGGAGAGAGCGGCACCGGAAAGGAGCTGGTGGCGAAGGCCATTCACGCCAACTCAAAACGTGCACACCGCATGTTCGTCCCCGTGAACTGCGCCGCCATCAGCGAGACGCTCCTCGAGAGCGAGCTCTTCGGCCACGCGCGCGGCGCCTTCACGGGCGCCGTATCGGCGCGCAAGGGTCTCTTCGAGGAGGCCGACGGCGGGACGTTCTTCTTCGACGAGATCGCCGAGACACCGGTCTCGTTCCAGGCCAAGCTGCTCCGCGTCATTCAGGAGAAAGAGATCCGCCGCGTCGGTGAGAACAAGCCGGTGAAGGTCGATGTCAGGATGATCGCGGCGACGAACCAAGACCTCATGACGGCCGTTGCCGAGAAGCGTTTCCGCCAAGATCTCTACTACCGACTCAACGTCGCGCGATTCCACCTGAAGCCGCTCCGTGAGCGCCGTGAGGACCTGGCCGACCTCACGCAGCTCTTCCTCGACAAGTACAACAAGAAGACCGGCTTCAAAGCGCGCCTCGACGAAGGCGTGCTTGAAGCGTTCCAGCGCTACGACTTCCCGGGAAACATCCGTGAACTCGAGCACATGATCGAGCAGGCCGTCGCGCTAATCCAAAACGGCGTCATCAAAGCGGACGACCTCTTGCCGCCGCAGGCCAATCCGCCCCGCGCGAGTTCGGGCCGCACGCTCGCCGAGGTCGTCGACAGCGCCGAGCGGACAGCCATCGAAGCGGCCCTCCGCGACGCCGACGGCAACCGGGAGAAGGCCGCCGAGTTCCTTGAGATCTCGCCCACGACGCTTTGGCGCAAGATGACCCGTCACGGCGTGACCTTCGACGCCCGCTAAGCGGGCCCGCGCTCCTTTCAACCTTGAAAGGTACTACGCAGACCTGAACGGTGAGCCGCCCCAGAAGTGTATGGTTACCGCTCGGTCGGGCCGGCACTGTCGTTGCTAAGGAGCGGGCATGGCGGCGTTCTTGGTGGTCGACGATGACGAGAGCCAAGCCCACACGCTGGCCTTGAGCCTGCGCCTCGAGGGGCTCGACGCGACGGCCGCCGTCGGCCCGCAGGCGGCGCTCGCCATGTTGCGGGTCGCGCCGGCACGCGTCGTCGTCTGCGATCTGCGCATGAAGGGCAAGAGCGGCCTCGAGCTCGCGCGCGAGCTTGAGGCTGTGCACCCTGGCACGAAGGTGGTCCTCACGAGCGGTTACCCGCTGAGCGACGCGCAAATCGAGCGGAGCGGGTGCCAGGCCATCGTGGGGTTCGTGCCCAAGCCTTGCGACTTGCCCGCGTTGGTCACGCTCCTGCGCCGGCTCTACTCGGAGCCGCCGGCTCCGCCGCCGTCGTCGGCGCGCATGCTGACACGCCCGGCCTCGCGCGAGTAACGCAAGGCGCCGCGCGCCTCTGGCTGGGCCCAAAGTGCACGCGCGCGCAAGCCGCGATTCGCGGTATACGACCCCGTGCGCGTCGACGCGTTCACCTACGAGCTGCCCGAGGAGCTCATCGCGCAGAGGCCCGCCGCGGAGCGCGAGTCCGCGCGCCTCTGCGTGGTACTTCCCCACGCGCTCGAGCATCACGTTGTCCGCGAGCTACCGGAGCTCTTGCCGGATGGCGCGCTCCTCGTGGTCAACGACACGAGGGTCGTACCGGCGCGGCTCTTGGGTCACCGTCGCCCGAGCGGCGGCAAGGTCGAGATCTTCTTGGTACGCCAAGAGGGCTCGACGGGGCGCGGCGAGCGGTGGAGAGCCCTCGGCCGCGCCTCGAAGACGCTCCGGCCCGACACGGAGATCGAAGTCGGCGCGCTCACGGTGCGCGTGCTCACGCGGCACGACGACGGCACGCTCGACGTCGAGCTCGAGAGCGGCGACGGCCGCTCCGTTCGCGAGCTCGTGCACGCCCTCGGCCACGTGCCACTCCCGCCTTACATCGCGCGCGGCGACGACGCCGACGACGCGGCGCGCTACCAAACGGTCTTCGCGCGGGTCGACGGCGCCGTCGCCGCGCCGACGGCCGGCTTGCACCTGACCGACGCGTTGCTCGCGAGGCTCATGGCGCGCGGTGCCGCGCAAACGGCCATCACGCTCCACGTGGGGCTCGGCACGTTTCAGCCGGTGACAGCCGAAGACCTCGACGACCATCCGATGCACGCAGAGTTCTTTGAGGTCAGCGAGGCCACGGCGCACGCCATCGCCGCCGCCCGCAAGCGCGGTGCGCCCGTCGTGGCCGTCGGCACGACGGTGGCTCGCGCCCTCGAGAGCGCCGCGGACCGGGAGCGCCCAGGCCTCGTCGTGCCGCAGGCCGGTGAAACGCGCCTCTTGATTCAGCCTGGGTATCGCTTCCGCGTCGTCGATCGGCTGCTCACCAACTTCCACTTGCCGCGCTCGACGCTGCTGGCGATGGTCTGCGCCTTCGCGGGCACCGAGCGGATCCTCGAGGCCTACGCCGCCTGCGTTCGCGACCGCTATCGCTTCTTCTCCTACGGAGATGCGATGCTTGTGGCTCGGGAGCCCCGGACACCATGAAACCCCGCACGCCAGGCTTCTCTTTTCGCGTCACCCACCAAGACGGCCACGCGCGCCGCTCGGTGCTCACGACGCCGCACGGCGACGTCGACCTGCCGACCTTCATGCCCGTAGGAACCCAGGGCAGCGTCAAGACACTCACCCCCGACGAGGTGGCGGCAACGGGAGCCCGCATCGTCCTCGGCAACACCTACCACCTGTGGCAACGTCCAGGGCCCGACGCGCTCGCGCATTTCGGCGGCCTTCATCGCTTCACCAAGTGGCCCCACGCGATGCTCACCGACTCGGGCGGCTTTCAGGCGTTCTCCCTCGCGAAGCTCCGCAAGACCACCGAAGACGGCTTCTCGTTTCGCTCGCACCTCGACGGCAACCTCTTGCACTTGTCACCGGAAGAGGCCGTGCGCATCCAAGGCGCCATTGGCGCCGACATCCAAATGCAGCTCGACATCTGCCCGCCGGGGCAGGCCCCGCGCCGCGAGGTCGAAGAGGCCGTAGCCCGCACGACGCGCTGGGCAAAGCGCGCCCTCGCCGCGCCGCGGCCCGAGGCCCAGGCCCTCTTCGGAATCGTGCAAGGTGCATGTTTCACCGATCTTCGCCGGGCGCACGCGGCGGAGCTGGCCGCCCTCGACCCGGGCTTCGACGGCTTGGCCCTGGGCGGTTTCTCCGTCGGCGAGCCCATCCCGAAGATGCTGGAAACGCTGTCGGAGGTTGCGCACACGCTCGATGCCGAGCGCCCGCGGTACCTCATGGGCGTGGGCACCCCGAGCGATCTGCTCGAGTGCATCGAGCGGGGCATCGACATGTTCGACTGCGTGCTTCCGACGCGTAACGCCCGCAACGGGCAGGCGCTCACCCAGTTCGGCAAGGTCGTCATCAAGCAGGCGCGCTACCGCCTCGACGCCTCGCCTCTCGACCCAAAGTGTGGCTGCCCCGCGTGCGCCGGCGGCTTCGCGAGGGGCTACCTGAGGCACCTGTTCCTGGCGGGAGAAATCCTGGCGCTGCGGCTCCTTACGGTCCACAACCTCCACTTCTACGGCGAGCTCGTGGCAGGGGCCCGCAAAGCCATCGAGCGGGAGCGTTACGCCGAGTACAAGCGCTCCCTTTTGGCGCGCATGAGCGAAGGGGGCTGACGGGTCGGCGAGGGAGCCTCCTCGACATTTCCGCCCAAGGTAGACGCCCCGATGAGAGTCCGACTCGAGGGGCTCATCACGTTCACCGCCGCGGCAACCGGCGGAACGGGCCCGCTCTGCAAATCGTTGTCGCCCCCATCGGCCCCCGTGGGCTACACTTTCCCGTCGAACCGCCGTGAAGTTCCTCTGCGAACAATGCAAGGCGAAATACCAGATTGCCGACGACAAGGTCGCCGGCAAGACGGTTCGCATGAAATGCCGCAAATGCGGCTTCATGATCGAGGTTAGCGCCGACGTCACCGAGACGAGCGTGGCGCAGGGGCTGCCGCAGGAAGACGGCGCGAAGAAGGCGCCGCCGAAGCCCGCCGCCAAGCTGGCCACGAGCCTCACCGGCCGCCCACCGCCGCCCAAGGGAAAACCTGACGCGCTCGCTGGCGCGTTCCAGCGCAAGGTTCGGCAAGACGCGCCCGAGAGCACGGCCTCGCTCGACATGCTCGACTCGGCGGCGACCAACGGCTGGTACGCGGCCATCAACGGCGTCCCCGTCGGGCCCATCCGCATCTCGGAGCTGCGTCGCAAGGCCGCCAACGGCGCCATCAACGAAGACTCGCTCGTTTGGCGCGAAGGCCTCGAGGAGTGGCGCCCCGTTCGTTCCGTCACTGAGCTCGCGGAGATCGTGCGTGAGGCGATGAGCAGCGGAAGGCCATCGCTCGCGACGCCGCCGCCGGTCGACGTGCGACCGAGCAACCCGCCGCCGGCTCCATCGATCCCGCCGCGCGCGCCGGCGCGGCCGCAAGCGCCTCGCGCGCCGGAGCCGCGTCCCCCGGAGCGAAGCAACTCCCCGGACCGCCACGGTCAGCCGCTCGCCGCGCGAAGCAACGTCGTGCCGTTCACCGGACGCCTCGCCACCGCCGAGAAGCGCGACGAGCTCGAAGACATCGACGTCGACGAAGACTTGGCGCCGTCGGCGTTCCCCGCGCCACCGGCTCCTGCGCCGGCGCACTTCGCCGAGCGTCCGTCGCTCGTCACGGCGGATCCGTTCGCGGTGCCGGGCGCGCCGCTCGCGCCGACGCCCCCGCCAGCCGCTGTCTACGCATCGCAGCCGGTCGCCGGGTCGAGCCCCTTCGCGATGCCGGGCCCAGCGGTGGCCACGGCAGCCGTCGACGCGCAGCTCTCAAGCCTCGCTCAGCCGCCCGCTCGGAAGGCGCCCGTCAATCCGATCGTCATCGGGATGATCCTCGCGTTTATCGCCTTCGGCGTCACCGCGGCCTTCTTGTTCTTCAAGCCGGCTCCGCAGGCGCCCGAAGTGAAGGTCATCACAGTGCCGGTGCCCATGGGCCCCACGGCAACGCCGATGAGCACGGCGCAGACGCCCGAGGTCGCGCCCACGGAGAAGACGCCCGAGAAGACTCCGGCGTCAAAGACCGGCGCCGTGGCACAGGTGGGCAAGACCCCCGCACCAACGACGGCGCCGCAGCCCGGACCGGGAAAGATCGACGTCGGTGGCCTCCTCGGCGGTAGCGGCGGCCCCGACACGCGCCCGGGCCAGTCGACTCAGAAGCCCACCAGCGCGCTCGACGCCGCCGCGATCGAGTCGACGGTTCGC is part of the Myxococcales bacterium genome and harbors:
- a CDS encoding glycosyltransferase; this encodes MNYVLCSAYFAVLLLLAMYGLHRSHLVITCLRHKKRLEAMSQDAPAVLPSHLPQVTIQLPLYNEATVATRLLDHVARIDYPRDRLEIQVLDDSTDETRALLRSHVERLRKQGLDVVYLHRVDRVGYKAGALDAGLAVAKGDLVAIFDADFLPQPDFLQRIVPHFVADEKVGMVQARWGHLNRDHSMLTKTQALMLDGHHLVENRARSAAGWLFNFSGTGGMWRREAIATAGGWQHDTLTEDLDLSYRAQLAGWKFLYREAVVSPAELPEDLSSFRAQQFRWAKGTVQTARKLLFSKVLRADLTFAQRVEAFFHMTPHFAYPLMVVLSVLLLPALLCMPATNPRTMLLIDLPLCLGTTGSLAAFYAMAESAQGRPRLGALKQLPALLALGVGMAPHLTKAVFEGLRQMAGEFVRTPKKGISQGRYRARTNLPFMEIGLALFSFVSTVASVQTGHFFATPFAALFASGYGYVALLVFAEQTGRRRGASVPAPALESSSLAAEKLAA
- a CDS encoding integration host factor subunit alpha, producing the protein MTKAEIVQALYARVGGFSKKESADLVDLVFEMIKETLGKGEKVKISGFGNFVLRDKRQRPGRNPQTGEAIQISERRVLTFKASQILKQTLNKKDGANGAAVAAAPAGSPAMGEPLHKD
- a CDS encoding MerR family transcriptional regulator, with the protein product MAEEKLPEKPYYRIGEVSSLVGVEPHVLRYWEREFRTIRPQKSARGQRVYSRRDVETLMRVRQLLYKDGFTIAGARRKLQQDRVASEEDATMAPATASAAVREPQAAEASLPDGARPAVAPLSSPSLLVAGASPSPDEPRRAKTRTRTPSLPLFAAESAESAAPAVDAPRPEGARDRDLREAPAGLELRAVLRELRGEIEVFLEDLR
- a CDS encoding TIGR04551 family protein codes for the protein MALAVLVSASSAFAQATDAAPAPAAPAPGSAPAGGAAGTPAPAAAPSTLAPAASPPAAVRAPRPALVGGLPSVDPAVDAKDLAKQGGERPNDSLERPTEVFSEDWWGRTRPVLELHGYFRTRGELLHNFSLGRHDNVGQALWGQPLDNTYTDRAGVEHAVKLCGTDPANPSNCSDKSQATANLRFRLTPELHISDNLRVLSQVDALDNVVLGTPFSSVGGVQNSIEVKRAWAEYATPVGQVRFGRMPDHWGLGMLANAGNGLDHDHQSTIDRIQFVTGLRALDLYLGGSWDFVNSGPTRQLEALAGSPYSAGNLVNVDQWSAFVARRMNPDLQRLALARGNVVVNTGVYATYSKQLLDVAFGRAFDPTTADNGLERRGLEVLTPDLWVQLLWNKLRIEAEGVAKYGSVERFQSAQNAKIRQFGLATQTEFRAIEDKLRLSFGFGWASGDPWVEGLTARGAGLPQRWGDGAISTFRMNPAYQVDLIFFRRILSAVEGAYYFRPSVEYDFLRNPNGQKFGGIATIIWSRASEYTQTPGNRRDLGVELNLSLYFQAKDGSFNDNPDRVGGFYSMLQYGVFFPLGGLDYLPGEKTLLLPNWDTSSAQTVRLFLGVAF
- a CDS encoding sigma-54-dependent Fis family transcriptional regulator → MPKILIVDDQRNMRTTLAMMLRGLGYEVYEAADGDEGSEKGATGAFDVVLTDLRMGAKDGMAVLAAIKETQPMTEVIVMTAYGTIESAVEAMRRGAFDYIQKPFTEEELLVKIEKALERRRLAGEVALLASEFRDRYKFENIVGRSQEIRELLGRIVRIAPTDATVLITGESGTGKELVAKAIHANSKRAHRMFVPVNCAAISETLLESELFGHARGAFTGAVSARKGLFEEADGGTFFFDEIAETPVSFQAKLLRVIQEKEIRRVGENKPVKVDVRMIAATNQDLMTAVAEKRFRQDLYYRLNVARFHLKPLRERREDLADLTQLFLDKYNKKTGFKARLDEGVLEAFQRYDFPGNIRELEHMIEQAVALIQNGVIKADDLLPPQANPPRASSGRTLAEVVDSAERTAIEAALRDADGNREKAAEFLEISPTTLWRKMTRHGVTFDAR
- a CDS encoding response regulator — translated: MAAFLVVDDDESQAHTLALSLRLEGLDATAAVGPQAALAMLRVAPARVVVCDLRMKGKSGLELARELEAVHPGTKVVLTSGYPLSDAQIERSGCQAIVGFVPKPCDLPALVTLLRRLYSEPPAPPPSSARMLTRPASRE
- the queA gene encoding tRNA preQ1(34) S-adenosylmethionine ribosyltransferase-isomerase QueA yields the protein MRVDAFTYELPEELIAQRPAAERESARLCVVLPHALEHHVVRELPELLPDGALLVVNDTRVVPARLLGHRRPSGGKVEIFLVRQEGSTGRGERWRALGRASKTLRPDTEIEVGALTVRVLTRHDDGTLDVELESGDGRSVRELVHALGHVPLPPYIARGDDADDAARYQTVFARVDGAVAAPTAGLHLTDALLARLMARGAAQTAITLHVGLGTFQPVTAEDLDDHPMHAEFFEVSEATAHAIAAARKRGAPVVAVGTTVARALESAADRERPGLVVPQAGETRLLIQPGYRFRVVDRLLTNFHLPRSTLLAMVCAFAGTERILEAYAACVRDRYRFFSYGDAMLVAREPRTP
- the tgt gene encoding tRNA guanosine(34) transglycosylase Tgt, whose protein sequence is MKPRTPGFSFRVTHQDGHARRSVLTTPHGDVDLPTFMPVGTQGSVKTLTPDEVAATGARIVLGNTYHLWQRPGPDALAHFGGLHRFTKWPHAMLTDSGGFQAFSLAKLRKTTEDGFSFRSHLDGNLLHLSPEEAVRIQGAIGADIQMQLDICPPGQAPRREVEEAVARTTRWAKRALAAPRPEAQALFGIVQGACFTDLRRAHAAELAALDPGFDGLALGGFSVGEPIPKMLETLSEVAHTLDAERPRYLMGVGTPSDLLECIERGIDMFDCVLPTRNARNGQALTQFGKVVIKQARYRLDASPLDPKCGCPACAGGFARGYLRHLFLAGEILALRLLTVHNLHFYGELVAGARKAIERERYAEYKRSLLARMSEGG
- a CDS encoding zinc-ribbon domain-containing protein codes for the protein MKFLCEQCKAKYQIADDKVAGKTVRMKCRKCGFMIEVSADVTETSVAQGLPQEDGAKKAPPKPAAKLATSLTGRPPPPKGKPDALAGAFQRKVRQDAPESTASLDMLDSAATNGWYAAINGVPVGPIRISELRRKAANGAINEDSLVWREGLEEWRPVRSVTELAEIVREAMSSGRPSLATPPPVDVRPSNPPPAPSIPPRAPARPQAPRAPEPRPPERSNSPDRHGQPLAARSNVVPFTGRLATAEKRDELEDIDVDEDLAPSAFPAPPAPAPAHFAERPSLVTADPFAVPGAPLAPTPPPAAVYASQPVAGSSPFAMPGPAVATAAVDAQLSSLAQPPARKAPVNPIVIGMILAFIAFGVTAAFLFFKPAPQAPEVKVITVPVPMGPTATPMSTAQTPEVAPTEKTPEKTPASKTGAVAQVGKTPAPTTAPQPGPGKIDVGGLLGGSGGPDTRPGQSTQKPTSALDAAAIESTVRSYAPGVKRTCWERANSQISSVNINAEVTVASTGQVQNVRADGNEPTVAKCIENQVHNWKFPASSGTTTVNIPFKFVRQ